From the genome of bacterium, one region includes:
- a CDS encoding PDZ domain-containing protein, producing the protein MPRPVSVSLAALAAVLSFSAAPAAVPPAGPGPAAETLLLRAPTIGGGRIVFAHAGDLWSVGLAGGEARRLTAGDGTASDPHLSPDGAWLAYTLRRDGNADVYVMSAAGGTSRRLTWHPGDDLVRGWSPDGAKVLFASPRDAANDRCDQLFLVPRDGGWPTPLPPPMAERGALSADGRLLAYTPLHDGFWTWKRYRGGMTTPVRIYDLAARTTAEAPHENASDTFPTWLGGKLYFLSDRAGTMNVFVYDPATRAVRRLTDHADYDVRSLAAGDGLLVYEQAGRIHLLDPATGVSRAVAVRVVGELPALAPRLAAAAQSIESFGISPTGARALFAARGEIFTVPAERGAPRDVSRTPGAHERYPAWSPDGQRIAYLSDASGEYRLHVRDQAGLEPPLVVDLGPGNFFYEPRWSPDGRRIALTDKRLNVWIVDLAEKRGAVVDTDTYESPERSLDPDWSPDGRYLAYTKRLKNHLRAVFVHDIVTGAKRQVTDGARDAVSARFSADGKYLYFAASANYGLNAGWLEMSSFERPVRRALQLAILAADEPSPVGLESDEEPPAAVGSLADKRPAAAKAKTRHKRPAPKKPAAPARPGETRIDFDGIGGRIVALPLPEGDYRTLRPGAGETLFYLEGGDLQGGGALHRFDLATREDKVVFDNVAEFDLAFDGNRLIFRGKEDAYFVADADAAPDAEPLPLKLEGMVAPIDPREEWREIFDEAWRQWRDFFYDPGLHGVDWNAAREKYRVFLPHVAHRCDLTYLLSEMGGELVAGHVFVDDPPPETAPGPRVGLLGADVEPDGGFYRIARILRRRAAEGDAPPPLAAPGLGVREGDYIVAVDGRPVSTGDELFRWLDGAAGRPTLLTVNDRPSAAGARTVEILPIEDETSLRRRARVEAARARVAELSNGRLGYVDLPDTGTLGYDAFNRDYFSQADKDGLIVDDRFNSGGAVADYILDLLGRAPLAWWATREGAVFSSPAAAVFGPRVMLINEYSSSGGDALAQFFRRRGLGPLVGRRTWGGLVGVLDDPPLLDGGAVSAPGVAVFSPEGRWEVENEGVAPDVDVAETPQDAAAGRDPQLEKAVELALRALAAAPPRPARPPYPVKRQTR; encoded by the coding sequence ATGCCGCGCCCGGTTTCCGTCTCGCTCGCCGCGCTCGCCGCGGTTCTCTCCTTTTCCGCGGCCCCCGCCGCGGTCCCGCCCGCGGGCCCCGGCCCGGCGGCCGAAACGCTGCTCCTCCGCGCCCCGACGATCGGCGGCGGGCGGATCGTCTTCGCCCACGCCGGCGACCTCTGGAGCGTCGGCCTCGCCGGCGGCGAGGCGCGCCGCCTCACCGCGGGGGACGGCACGGCGAGCGACCCCCATCTCTCCCCCGACGGCGCGTGGCTGGCCTACACGCTGCGCCGCGACGGCAACGCCGACGTCTACGTGATGTCCGCCGCGGGCGGGACGTCGCGCCGCCTGACGTGGCACCCCGGCGACGACCTCGTCCGCGGTTGGTCCCCCGACGGCGCGAAGGTCCTCTTCGCCTCGCCCCGCGACGCGGCGAACGACCGCTGCGACCAGCTCTTCCTCGTCCCGCGCGACGGCGGCTGGCCGACGCCCCTGCCCCCGCCGATGGCGGAGCGCGGCGCCCTCTCCGCCGACGGCCGCCTCCTCGCCTACACGCCGCTGCACGACGGCTTCTGGACCTGGAAGCGGTACCGCGGCGGGATGACGACGCCGGTCCGGATCTACGACCTCGCGGCGCGGACGACGGCCGAGGCGCCGCACGAGAACGCCAGCGACACCTTCCCGACGTGGCTCGGCGGCAAGCTCTACTTCCTCTCCGACCGCGCGGGGACGATGAACGTCTTCGTCTACGACCCCGCGACGCGCGCCGTCCGCCGCCTGACCGACCACGCCGACTACGACGTCCGCTCCCTCGCCGCCGGCGACGGCCTCCTCGTCTACGAGCAGGCGGGGCGCATCCATCTCCTCGACCCGGCGACCGGCGTCTCCCGCGCGGTCGCGGTCCGCGTCGTCGGCGAATTGCCCGCGCTCGCGCCGCGCCTCGCCGCGGCGGCGCAGTCGATCGAGTCGTTCGGGATCTCCCCGACCGGCGCGCGCGCCCTCTTCGCCGCGCGCGGCGAGATCTTCACCGTGCCGGCGGAGCGCGGCGCGCCGCGCGACGTCTCGCGCACCCCCGGCGCGCACGAGCGCTATCCGGCCTGGTCCCCCGACGGGCAGCGGATCGCCTATCTCTCCGACGCCTCGGGCGAGTACCGCCTCCACGTGCGCGACCAGGCGGGGCTCGAGCCGCCGCTCGTCGTGGACCTCGGTCCGGGGAACTTCTTCTACGAGCCGCGCTGGTCCCCCGACGGACGCCGGATCGCGCTGACCGACAAGCGGCTCAACGTCTGGATCGTCGACCTCGCCGAGAAGCGCGGCGCGGTCGTGGACACGGACACCTACGAATCGCCGGAGCGGAGCCTCGATCCGGACTGGTCGCCCGACGGCCGCTACCTCGCCTACACCAAGCGGCTCAAGAACCACCTCCGCGCCGTCTTCGTCCACGACATCGTGACCGGCGCGAAGCGGCAGGTGACCGACGGCGCGCGGGACGCCGTCTCCGCCCGCTTCAGCGCCGACGGCAAGTACCTCTACTTCGCCGCCAGCGCGAACTACGGCCTCAACGCCGGCTGGCTGGAGATGTCGTCGTTCGAGCGGCCGGTGCGGCGCGCGCTGCAGCTCGCGATCCTCGCCGCCGACGAGCCGTCGCCGGTCGGCCTGGAGAGCGACGAGGAGCCGCCCGCCGCCGTCGGCTCGCTCGCCGACAAGCGCCCCGCCGCGGCGAAGGCCAAGACGCGCCACAAGCGGCCCGCGCCGAAGAAGCCCGCCGCGCCGGCGCGCCCCGGCGAGACGCGGATCGACTTCGACGGAATCGGCGGCCGCATCGTCGCCCTGCCGCTCCCCGAGGGGGACTACCGCACGCTGCGCCCCGGCGCCGGCGAAACGCTCTTCTACCTCGAGGGCGGGGACCTGCAGGGGGGCGGCGCGCTGCACCGCTTCGACCTCGCGACGCGCGAGGACAAGGTCGTCTTCGACAACGTCGCCGAGTTCGACCTCGCCTTCGACGGCAACCGGCTGATCTTCCGCGGCAAGGAGGACGCCTACTTCGTCGCCGACGCCGACGCCGCGCCGGACGCCGAGCCGCTGCCGCTCAAGCTCGAGGGGATGGTCGCGCCGATCGACCCGCGCGAGGAATGGCGCGAGATCTTCGACGAGGCGTGGCGCCAGTGGCGGGACTTCTTCTACGACCCGGGGCTGCACGGCGTGGACTGGAACGCCGCGCGGGAGAAGTACCGCGTCTTCCTGCCGCACGTCGCGCACCGCTGCGACCTCACGTATCTCCTGTCGGAGATGGGCGGCGAGCTCGTCGCCGGGCACGTCTTCGTGGACGATCCGCCCCCCGAGACCGCGCCCGGGCCGCGCGTCGGCCTGCTCGGCGCCGACGTCGAGCCGGACGGAGGCTTCTACCGCATCGCGCGGATCCTGCGCCGGCGCGCCGCCGAAGGGGACGCGCCGCCGCCGCTCGCCGCGCCCGGGCTCGGCGTGCGCGAAGGGGACTACATCGTCGCCGTGGACGGCCGCCCGGTCTCGACCGGCGACGAGCTGTTCCGCTGGCTCGACGGCGCCGCGGGCCGTCCGACGCTCCTCACGGTCAACGACCGCCCGTCGGCCGCCGGCGCGCGCACCGTCGAGATCCTGCCGATCGAGGACGAGACGTCGCTGCGCCGCCGCGCGCGGGTCGAGGCGGCGCGGGCCCGCGTCGCCGAGCTCTCGAACGGACGGCTCGGCTACGTCGATCTGCCCGACACCGGCACGCTCGGCTACGACGCGTTCAACCGGGACTACTTCTCGCAGGCCGACAAGGACGGCCTGATCGTGGACGACCGCTTCAACAGCGGCGGCGCCGTCGCCGACTACATCCTCGACCTGCTCGGCCGCGCGCCGCTCGCCTGGTGGGCGACGCGCGAGGGGGCGGTCTTCTCCAGCCCGGCCGCCGCGGTCTTCGGGCCGCGCGTGATGCTGATCAACGAGTACTCCTCGTCGGGCGGCGACGCGCTGGCGCAGTTCTTCCGCCGGCGCGGCCTCGGGCCGCTCGTCGGGCGGCGCACGTGGGGCGGCCTGGTCGGCGTGCTCGACGATCCGCCGCTGCTCGACGGCGGCGCGGTCAGCGCGCCGGGGGTCGCGGTCTTCAGCCCCGAAGGGCGCTG